GGGGTCAACGGCGCTCTGCTGGCCGGGGGGCACGTGGTCCTGCTGGTGGCCCTGGGGATCATCGTCCGCCAGATCGATCCGGACGACCCGGCGACGCTGAAGCGCTTCTACGCGCGGATCTGGTGGCTGTTCTTCGCCGAGTACGTCGCCTTCCCGCTGGCAGTCCTGCTGGCGTGACCGAGTGGGCGTCACGCGACCCGGACGTCGGCGGCCACCAGCAGCGCGACCAGCACCAAGCCCGTGAGCATCGCCAGCCGGTAGGCCAGCTCCCGGGCCCCCCTCACGGCCGCGACACCCAGCGCCGCGAGGAGCACGACACAGACCAAGCCGGCACCCACCCGGAGGGCCGGCGCGAAGCTCGGCGCCCCCGCCAGGATCACGGCCGTTCCCGCCGCCAGGCACCCGATCGTCGCGACCGTCGAGCCCACGGCGCCGACCCGCTGTGGCAGGCCCCGGACGCCAGCCGCCCGGTCGCGATCGAGGTCCGGCAGCACGTTGGCGAAGTGCACGCCCGCCCCGAAGGCGGCCCCCGTCGCGGCGGCCCACAGCGGCGCGAGGGTCCCGACGACGGACGCGGTGACCACCGAGGGGAGCAGACCGAACGACAGCAGGTAGGGAAGCACGCTGGCGGCCGTGGCCTTCAGCCCGAGGTTGTACGCCCAGCCACCCGCGACTGCGAGCAGGTGGATCCCCGCCGCCAGGGGCCCGAGCGCCAACGACAGCAGGACACACGCAGCCAGGGCCACCCCCGCCGCGGTGCCGACCGCGCCAGTCGCCAGGGATCCGTCGGCCAACGGCTTGTCGGGCCGACCGCTGTCGCGACCGGCGCGGTCGTCCAGCCAGTCGTTGGACCACCCGATGGAGAGCTGCCCCGTCCCGACCGCCCCGACGACCAGGAGGGTCTGACCCAGGCTGGCGTCTGCTGAGATGGCAAGCCCGGCGGCGACCACGACCACCACCAGCGACGGTCCCAGATGTGCTGCGGCCGCCAGGTGACGGATCAGGGTGAGGCGTGACACCTCACCGACGGCGTCGGACAACCATCGTCACGATCACGACGACGGCAACGCCGAGGGCGATGCGGATGCCCAGGTCACTCCTGATCGTGGGGGCCAGCGTCACGACCATCAGGGGGACCAGCAGGATCACGAGCACCCAGGAGAGGTTGCGGAAGCGCTCCATCACCAGTGGCGGGCCATCTCGCAGCTCCTCGGGCAACGCGGACTGGTCGTCGTCCTCGTCCTCGCTGCGTCGGCGGAAGCGGGGTGCCTTGACCGATTCAGGACGGGCAGGTTCGGGCCGCAGGGCCGCACTGGCGTCGCGCACCTCGTCCATCCGCTGGGCCAGGGTGCGAAGGGCTGCCTCGCGCTGTCCCTCCTCGACCATCACCTCGACGTCGCCATCGGGGGCTGGATCCGTGGTCCAGGCCCGGATGCCGGCCCGTTCGAGGACGACGACCACGGCCTCGGCCGTATGCTGATCGAACGTGGTGACGGCCGTGCCTGGATGCGACGAGCCTGGGTGTGAGGAGGAGTCCATGAGGGCAGGTCTGTTGGGATTGTTCGGGACGGACTAGACTGCCGGTGCTTGGAGCAGCGAGTGATCTGGAGGACGTGGCTACGTGGCAGCAGATGAGAAGATGCCGCTCCTGTACCGCACGATCCACACGGTACTGCCACCGGTCCTGACTGCGCTGTATCGGCCCACCGTGGAAGGACTCGAACACATCCCCACCGACGGGCCGGCCATCCTGGCGTCCAACCACCTGTCGTTCCTCGACCACTTCTTCCTCCCGGCCTACATCAACCGGCCGATCTTCTTCCTCGGCAAGAGCGACTACTTCCGAGGCTGGCAGCGATACTTCTTCGAGAACGTCGGCGTCAAGCCGATCGATCGGGAGGGCGGCGATGCGGGCGAGCGATCGCTGCGGACCGGCCAGCGCATCCTCGACGAGGGCAAGCTGCTCGGCATCTATCCGGAGGGCACCCGCAGCCCTGACGGCCGGCTGTACCGCGGCAAGACCGGCCCCGTTCGACTGGCACTGCGAGCTGGTGTCCCGATCCTGCCCGTGGCCATGCTCGGCGTGTTCGACATCCTGCCGCCCGGCAGGTCCGTCCCGCGCGTGACCGGCAAGGTCGGCGTCAAGATCGGCAGGCCGCTGGACTTCTCCCGCTACGAGGGGCAGGAGGACAACAAGTTCGCGCTCCGGTCGGCGACCGACGAGCTGATGTATGAGCTGATGCTGCTGTCCGGTCAGGAGTACGTCGACGAGTACGCAGCCCAGGTCAAGGCCGGTGAGGTCGACATCGGCAGCGGTGACCTGGTCGAGCTGGGCCGGATCGTGGATGAGGAGCACCGCGCAGCGTGACCGCGCCGTCAGTCGCGCGAGAATCCCACCGGCTCGTCGCTAGTCCTGCAGTCGGCTGGTGGTGCGGGCGTCCAATAGGTCACGGCCGAAGGCGATCAGCTCATCGGTCTTCTCGGGACCGACCGTGAACGACAGGCTCTGCGGCTGCATCGACAGCGCGTAGCCGATCACGTCCGGATCCTCCAGGCTGATCGGATCTGCGTGTCCGGTCTGGCCTGGTGTGTTGAGCATGACGGCCAGTGAGACGTCCAGTTGCAGGCCGTCCGGATGACTTGCCGTGGAGATCTGCGTTCCCACGATCGTGTCCAGGGGGTGGCACGACATGGTCGTCTCGAACGTCGTGTCCACGCTCTCGGGGCCACGGTCGTAGTGCTCCTCGCTGACGATGACCGACTGCAGTTCGGTGTCGGTCAGCAGCCACATGATGATGTCCAGGTGCACGTGTCCGGCGTCGCACAGGTCGCTGGCCATGCTGAGGAGGTGTGCTCGGATCGGCTCGTTCGGGACGATCCGGATCAGGTGATCCGGCAGCCACCCGAGTGTCGGTCGGTGTGCTGCCAAGGCGCTCGAGAGCTCGAAGTCCCAGGCTTGTTGCATTGCGCTCATGTCTAGCATGTGCCGCCTGCTGCGACGCAAGGGATTGCTCATGCCCACCAAGAACAGCGACCGGTTGCCGCCAGGCCAGTACGAGGCGCGGGGCTGGCCGGTCCTCAACTTCGGTCGAACGCCGTCGGTCGACGAGCAGACCGCAACCGTGCGGGTGTGGGGCGCCGTCGAGCAGGAGCGTCGCTGGACCATCGCCGAGTTCAAGGCCCTGCCGACCGTCACGCGCACCGCCGACTTCCACTGCGTCACGAAGTTCAGCGTGTTCGACAACGAGTGGTTCGGGGTCGCTCCGCGGACCGTCTTCGACGAGGTCGGGCTCCAACCGGACGCCTCACACGTGATGCTGCACGGTGCGGAGGGCTACACCACCAACGTTCCCCTGTCCGCGCTGCTCGACGACGACGTCGTGTTCGCGTGGCGTCGGAACGGCGAGGACATCAGCGTCGAGCACGGCTGGCCCCTGCGGCTGATCCTGCCGAAGCGCTACGCCTGGAAGTCGTGCAAGTGGCTCACCGGTGTCGAAGTGATGACGGCTGACAGGCGTGGCTTCTGGGAGGAGCGGGGATACCACAACGATGCAGATCCCTTCACCGAGCAGCGCTACAGCTATCAGGAGTAGGGGCGGGCGGCGATGAGCAGGCGAACCGTCGTCGTCCTGGGGGACCAGCTCAGCCGGACGGGTGGCGCCTTGGCCGACGTGGGACCGGAGGACGCCAGCGTCCGCATGGTCATCAGCCGGGCCAAGCTGGCGCAGCGTCCCTGGCACCGGGCCAAGCTGCACCTGGTCCTGTCGGCAATGCGGCGCTTCGCCGACGGTCTGGAGGCGGAGGGGTTCCAGGTCGATCTGCGCACGGCGGACACGTTCGCGGACGGGCTGACGGGGACCACCGATCCGGTGGTGATGGCTCCCTCGTCCTGGGATCTGCGGGCGCATCTGGATGACCTCGGCGTCGAGCAGGTGCCCAACGATGCGTTCATCGTCGGCGAGCAGGGCTTCGCAGAGTGGGCCGAGGGCCGCAAGAGCCTGGGCCTCGAGTGGTTCTACCGCGAGGTCCGCAAGGACACCGGCTGGTTGATGACCGACGAGGGGGAGCCGGCGGGCGGGGAGTGGAACTACGACTCGGAGAACCGCGAGACACCCCCACGTCAGGGTGTGGATCCACCGGCCCCCTGGCGCCCCACCGAGGACGACGTCGACACCGCCGTCCGCTCGCAGGTCTCAGCGTTCGAGAACGCGTTGGATCTGGAGCTCTACGGGTCGATGGATCAGCGACTCTTCCCGGTCACCCGCGACGAGGCGCTGGCTGCCCTGGATGACTTCGTCTCGAATCGGCTTGGCGGCTTCGGGCCGCTGGAGGACGCCGTCATCGCGGAGCAACCCATCCTGTGGCACAGCCTGCTCAGCGTGCCGCTCAACTACGGGCTGCTGCATCCCCGCGAGGTGTGTGAGGCCACCGACGCTGCCTGGCGGGATGGTCGCCGGAACCTGCCACTCAACTCCCTGGAGGGCTTCCTGCGGCAGATCTGTGGCTGGCGCGAGTACGTCTGGGGCATCTACTGGCACCGGATGCCGCACTGGCGCAGCGACAAT
The sequence above is a segment of the Euzebya tangerina genome. Coding sequences within it:
- a CDS encoding UbiA family prenyltransferase yields the protein MSDAVGEVSRLTLIRHLAAAAHLGPSLVVVVVAAGLAISADASLGQTLLVVGAVGTGQLSIGWSNDWLDDRAGRDSGRPDKPLADGSLATGAVGTAAGVALAACVLLSLALGPLAAGIHLLAVAGGWAYNLGLKATAASVLPYLLSFGLLPSVVTASVVGTLAPLWAAATGAAFGAGVHFANVLPDLDRDRAAGVRGLPQRVGAVGSTVATIGCLAAGTAVILAGAPSFAPALRVGAGLVCVVLLAALGVAAVRGARELAYRLAMLTGLVLVALLVAADVRVA
- a CDS encoding lysophospholipid acyltransferase family protein; the encoded protein is MAADEKMPLLYRTIHTVLPPVLTALYRPTVEGLEHIPTDGPAILASNHLSFLDHFFLPAYINRPIFFLGKSDYFRGWQRYFFENVGVKPIDREGGDAGERSLRTGQRILDEGKLLGIYPEGTRSPDGRLYRGKTGPVRLALRAGVPILPVAMLGVFDILPPGRSVPRVTGKVGVKIGRPLDFSRYEGQEDNKFALRSATDELMYELMLLSGQEYVDEYAAQVKAGEVDIGSGDLVELGRIVDEEHRAA
- a CDS encoding molybdopterin-dependent oxidoreductase — encoded protein: MPTKNSDRLPPGQYEARGWPVLNFGRTPSVDEQTATVRVWGAVEQERRWTIAEFKALPTVTRTADFHCVTKFSVFDNEWFGVAPRTVFDEVGLQPDASHVMLHGAEGYTTNVPLSALLDDDVVFAWRRNGEDISVEHGWPLRLILPKRYAWKSCKWLTGVEVMTADRRGFWEERGYHNDADPFTEQRYSYQE
- a CDS encoding cryptochrome/photolyase family protein — encoded protein: MSRRTVVVLGDQLSRTGGALADVGPEDASVRMVISRAKLAQRPWHRAKLHLVLSAMRRFADGLEAEGFQVDLRTADTFADGLTGTTDPVVMAPSSWDLRAHLDDLGVEQVPNDAFIVGEQGFAEWAEGRKSLGLEWFYREVRKDTGWLMTDEGEPAGGEWNYDSENRETPPRQGVDPPAPWRPTEDDVDTAVRSQVSAFENALDLELYGSMDQRLFPVTRDEALAALDDFVSNRLGGFGPLEDAVIAEQPILWHSLLSVPLNYGLLHPREVCEATDAAWRDGRRNLPLNSLEGFLRQICGWREYVWGIYWHRMPHWRSDNHLGQDGAVPDAFWTGETDMACVRGTIDDLLSRGWNHHIPRLMILGSYALMVGTDPQELTEWFHSMYVDAFDWVMVPNVIGMSQWADGGVMATKPYASSARYVNKMTTYCGDCAFDHTTRTEPDSCPFNSLYWDFLARHRDTLAENRRMSMILGNLDRFDDAERRAIADRAGQFRTD